In Haloterrigena turkmenica DSM 5511, a single genomic region encodes these proteins:
- a CDS encoding translation initiation factor IF-2 subunit beta: MDYEASLDRAMDDVPDIGGDEERLQIPDAVPQKDGAFTRFTNLGEIADVLSRDDEHLHRFIQRELGTSGKLEDGRGRYNGTFSEQDFNAAIDAYVDEYVLCSECGLPDTRLVREDRTPMLRCDACGAFRPVTKRSTSSQQQQQQDAVEEGKTYTVEITGTGRKGDGVAEKGEYTIFVPGAEEGDVVDIYIKNISGNLAFARLD; encoded by the coding sequence ATGGATTACGAAGCGAGTCTCGACCGAGCGATGGACGACGTACCGGACATCGGCGGCGACGAGGAGCGACTGCAGATTCCCGACGCCGTCCCCCAGAAGGACGGCGCCTTCACGCGATTTACGAACCTCGGCGAAATCGCCGACGTGCTCTCGCGCGACGACGAACACCTCCACCGGTTCATCCAGCGCGAGCTCGGTACCAGCGGCAAACTCGAGGACGGCCGCGGTCGGTACAACGGTACCTTCTCCGAGCAGGACTTCAACGCGGCCATCGACGCCTACGTCGACGAGTACGTCCTCTGTTCGGAGTGTGGCCTGCCGGACACCCGCCTCGTCCGCGAGGACCGCACGCCCATGCTGCGCTGTGACGCCTGCGGTGCGTTCCGCCCCGTCACCAAGCGTTCGACGAGCAGCCAGCAGCAACAACAGCAGGACGCCGTCGAGGAGGGCAAGACCTACACCGTCGAGATCACCGGCACCGGCCGCAAGGGCGACGGTGTCGCCGAGAAGGGCGAGTACACGATCTTCGTCCCCGGCGCCGAGGAGGGCGACGTCGTCGACATCTACATCAAGAACATCTCCGGCAACCTCGCGTTCGCCCGCCTCGACTGA
- a CDS encoding PAS domain S-box protein, protein MSDRAGERGRDFWDDADETTALRRYRTLVNTIDDGLYQLDADGTVVAVNDVIVDRTGYARDELIGAHVSRILDADDVARVERGIREGLSADRDVASVFEVALETADGDRVPTELRVNPLLEDGDFRGTVGVARDVTDRRRSQERAETAIESYETITTVLDEADVGVFVLDDSFDVAWADETAGEYFGFDRDAVIGRDKRELIEETIRHRVADGDAFADTVLATYEDNSYDERFDCHVTAGSDGEERWLEHRSRPIESGRYAGGRIELYYDVTNRHRRATQLRRLNEAVSEWLEESSREAVAERATDHLRDILGMTLNGIYLYDADAPALRPASWTEATERLLGDLPTFGPNEGIAWRVFESGEPAFHADVSTAPDAYDPDTPIGSEMILPIGDHGVAFISSAERDAFDEGDRMLARVVASSLEATFDRLRHERRLERERDLTDRILDTIPAGGLVLDADGEITRINDRAIELLGVEKPETFSREDRLLYDEDGRRLSAEEYPSSRAFATGEPIYDRVLRIERPEGGEDGDGERHWLSVSAAPIADDDGTIDRVVTAVEDVTDLKERERELESELREVFGRVSDAFYAVDEEYRFTHVNERAAVLLGVDEDDLLGRRLGDVYPETDEVEQIRNRFDEAMETQESVGLEHYSELLGFWLEATIYPSESGVSVYFRDVTERKEREQELRESEAKFRTLAENLDEIVWMSTPDGEEMLYINPVYEDVWGRSRESLYDDLNAFLEAIHPDDRARVREAYAALPETAYDEEFRVVRPDGAVRWVHAQAVPVCNDGEIVRIVGIATDITDRREYRRKLEASNERLEQFAYAVSHDLQEPLRMITSYLQLLESRYADELDEDAAEFIEFAVDGAERMREMIEGLLEYSRVTTRGDPLEPVDLERVVDEVLADLQFRIEDENAEISIESLPRVEGDIDQLRQVFQNLVDNAIEYSGDEPPQIEITAERREVSRAAADGPADPNPRADGIAAESDDEWVISVADEGIGIDPEDTDRIFEVFERLHTREEHEGTGIGLALCQRIVERHGGEIWVESEPGEGATFSFTLPAADDVA, encoded by the coding sequence ATGAGTGACCGAGCGGGGGAACGCGGCAGGGACTTCTGGGACGACGCGGACGAGACCACCGCGCTCCGGCGCTACCGGACGTTAGTGAACACGATCGACGACGGCCTCTACCAGCTCGACGCCGACGGCACCGTCGTCGCGGTCAACGACGTGATCGTCGACCGAACGGGCTACGCGCGCGACGAGTTGATCGGCGCCCACGTCTCCCGCATCCTCGACGCGGACGACGTCGCCCGGGTCGAACGCGGGATCCGCGAGGGGCTGTCGGCCGATCGAGACGTCGCCAGCGTCTTCGAGGTCGCGCTCGAGACGGCTGACGGCGACCGCGTCCCGACCGAGCTCCGGGTGAACCCGCTGCTCGAGGACGGCGACTTCCGCGGCACGGTCGGCGTCGCCCGCGACGTCACCGATCGAAGACGCAGCCAGGAGCGCGCGGAGACGGCGATCGAGTCATACGAGACGATCACCACCGTCCTTGACGAGGCCGACGTGGGCGTCTTCGTCCTCGACGACTCCTTCGACGTCGCCTGGGCCGACGAGACCGCGGGCGAGTACTTCGGGTTCGACCGGGACGCGGTCATCGGTCGCGACAAGCGCGAACTGATCGAGGAGACGATCCGTCACCGCGTCGCCGACGGCGACGCGTTCGCCGACACCGTCCTCGCGACCTACGAGGACAACAGCTACGACGAGCGCTTCGACTGTCACGTCACGGCCGGTTCCGACGGGGAGGAACGCTGGCTCGAGCACCGGAGCCGACCGATCGAGTCTGGCCGGTACGCCGGCGGGCGGATCGAACTCTACTACGACGTCACCAACCGCCATCGCCGGGCAACCCAGCTGCGGCGACTGAACGAAGCCGTCAGCGAGTGGCTCGAGGAGTCCTCGCGCGAGGCGGTCGCCGAGCGGGCCACGGACCACCTCCGGGACATCCTCGGGATGACGCTCAACGGAATCTACCTCTACGACGCCGACGCGCCGGCGCTCAGACCCGCGAGCTGGACGGAGGCGACCGAGCGCCTGCTGGGCGACCTGCCGACGTTCGGACCCAACGAGGGGATCGCCTGGCGCGTCTTCGAGTCGGGCGAGCCGGCGTTCCACGCGGACGTGAGTACTGCTCCGGACGCGTACGATCCGGACACGCCGATCGGCAGCGAGATGATTCTGCCGATCGGGGACCACGGCGTCGCCTTCATCAGTTCCGCCGAGCGCGACGCCTTCGACGAGGGCGACCGGATGCTCGCCCGGGTCGTCGCCTCGAGCCTCGAGGCGACCTTCGACCGGCTCCGCCACGAGCGCCGCCTCGAGCGCGAGCGAGATCTGACCGACCGGATCCTCGATACCATTCCCGCGGGCGGCCTCGTGCTCGACGCCGACGGGGAGATCACGCGGATCAACGACCGCGCCATCGAACTCCTCGGTGTCGAGAAGCCGGAGACGTTCTCCCGGGAGGACAGGCTACTCTACGACGAGGACGGCCGACGGCTGTCGGCCGAGGAGTACCCGTCGTCCCGGGCGTTCGCGACGGGAGAACCGATCTACGATCGCGTGCTGCGGATCGAACGCCCGGAGGGGGGCGAAGACGGGGACGGGGAGCGACACTGGCTGTCAGTCAGCGCCGCCCCGATCGCCGACGACGACGGCACGATCGATCGCGTCGTCACCGCCGTGGAGGACGTCACCGACCTCAAGGAGCGCGAACGCGAACTCGAGAGCGAGCTGCGCGAGGTGTTCGGACGGGTCTCGGACGCGTTCTACGCGGTCGACGAGGAGTACCGTTTCACGCACGTCAACGAGCGGGCGGCGGTGCTCCTCGGGGTCGACGAGGACGACCTGCTCGGCCGGCGTCTCGGAGACGTCTATCCGGAGACGGACGAGGTTGAGCAGATTCGAAACCGCTTCGACGAAGCGATGGAGACGCAGGAATCGGTCGGCTTAGAACACTACTCCGAGCTGCTCGGGTTCTGGCTCGAGGCGACTATCTACCCCTCCGAGAGCGGCGTCTCAGTCTACTTCCGCGACGTTACCGAGCGCAAGGAGCGCGAGCAGGAGCTCCGGGAGAGCGAAGCGAAGTTCCGAACCCTCGCGGAGAATCTCGACGAGATCGTCTGGATGTCGACGCCCGACGGCGAGGAGATGCTGTACATCAACCCGGTCTACGAGGACGTCTGGGGCCGGAGTCGCGAGTCGCTCTACGACGATCTGAACGCGTTCCTCGAGGCGATCCACCCGGACGACCGAGCGCGGGTTCGGGAGGCCTACGCGGCCCTGCCCGAGACCGCCTACGACGAGGAGTTTCGCGTCGTCCGGCCGGATGGCGCCGTCCGGTGGGTCCACGCCCAGGCCGTCCCGGTCTGCAACGACGGCGAGATCGTCCGGATCGTCGGCATCGCGACCGACATCACCGACCGCCGGGAGTACCGGCGCAAGCTCGAGGCCTCGAACGAGCGCTTAGAGCAGTTCGCCTACGCCGTCTCCCACGACCTGCAGGAGCCCCTGCGGATGATCACGAGCTACCTCCAGTTGCTCGAGTCCCGGTACGCGGACGAACTGGACGAGGACGCCGCGGAGTTCATCGAGTTCGCGGTCGACGGGGCCGAGCGCATGCGCGAGATGATCGAGGGCCTCCTCGAGTACTCCCGGGTCACCACCCGCGGCGACCCCCTCGAGCCGGTCGATCTCGAGCGGGTCGTCGACGAGGTCCTCGCGGACCTACAGTTTCGGATCGAGGACGAAAACGCCGAGATATCGATCGAGTCGCTCCCCCGCGTCGAAGGCGATATCGACCAGCTCCGGCAGGTGTTCCAGAACCTCGTGGACAACGCCATCGAGTACAGCGGCGACGAACCACCGCAGATCGAGATCACCGCCGAGCGACGCGAGGTCTCCCGCGCGGCCGCGGACGGGCCGGCCGATCCGAACCCGCGAGCGGACGGGATCGCCGCGGAGAGCGACGACGAGTGGGTGATTTCGGTCGCAGACGAGGGGATCGGGATCGATCCGGAGGACACCGACCGCATCTTCGAGGTGTTCGAGCGGTTGCACACCCGCGAGGAACACGAGGGGACGGGGATCGGGCTGGCGCTCTGTCAGCGAATCGTGGAGCGACACGGCGGCGAGATCTGGGTCGAGTCGGAGCCCGGCGAGGGAGCGACGTTTTCGTTCACGCTGCCGGCGGCCGACGACGTGGCGTAA
- a CDS encoding DUF5789 family protein has product MSEDGPSRDRAQDSAEQRKSERAETTESILEEVGRDLGKIEYPVTSEELASEYANEAIDMPNETESLGSVFDRLAGEQFDTPEEVREAVYGEVTGEAGSPNEANPERDLSSLDEEKQGSLGESGSDSL; this is encoded by the coding sequence ATGAGCGAGGACGGTCCCAGCCGCGACCGGGCACAGGACAGCGCCGAACAGCGGAAGTCCGAGCGGGCCGAGACGACCGAGTCGATCCTCGAGGAGGTCGGCCGCGACCTCGGCAAGATCGAGTACCCTGTCACGAGCGAGGAGCTCGCCTCGGAGTACGCCAACGAGGCGATCGATATGCCGAACGAGACGGAGTCGCTGGGTAGCGTCTTCGATCGGCTGGCCGGCGAGCAGTTCGACACCCCCGAGGAGGTCCGCGAGGCGGTCTACGGCGAGGTCACCGGTGAGGCCGGCAGTCCCAACGAGGCCAACCCCGAGCGCGACCTCTCGAGTCTCGACGAGGAGAAGCAGGGCTCGCTCGGCGAGAGCGGCAGCGACTCGCTGTGA
- a CDS encoding enolase C-terminal domain-like protein, with protein MAPEITRIEMMEFEYPLEDLGTDGNGFNLVYEPGSTLEATQLALKVHTDVDVTGEYVLVTSTSPDQIETYAKYLVGKNPLKRERHWSEIKRALRKYDRMGIGPLDIALWDFAGKYYDAPVHELLGTYRTEVPAYASTYHGDENGGLDSPEAFADFAEECLEMGYQGFKIHGWGGSDASRDIQREIETVHAVGERVGDEMDLMFDPACEYETFADALKVGRACDDHDFFWYEDPYRDGGISQHGHRKLGEMIETPVLQTEHVRGLEPHADFIANDATDFARTDPEYDAGITGAMKVVHMAEAFGLDVEFHAPGPAHRHCIAATRNTNYYELALVHPDCDNTTPPIYEGGYSDQLDAIDENGRVEVPDGPGLGVDYNWDYIEDNLTGDVRAFD; from the coding sequence ATGGCTCCGGAGATCACACGCATCGAGATGATGGAGTTCGAGTATCCTCTCGAGGACCTGGGAACGGATGGCAATGGCTTCAACCTGGTGTACGAACCGGGATCCACGCTCGAGGCGACCCAACTCGCTCTCAAGGTTCACACCGATGTCGACGTCACCGGCGAGTACGTTCTCGTCACGTCGACCTCGCCTGACCAGATTGAGACGTACGCGAAGTACCTCGTCGGGAAGAACCCCTTGAAGCGCGAGCGCCACTGGAGCGAGATCAAGCGCGCGCTCCGCAAGTACGATCGAATGGGGATCGGGCCGCTCGATATCGCGTTGTGGGATTTCGCCGGCAAGTACTACGACGCGCCAGTCCACGAGCTGCTCGGAACCTACCGGACCGAGGTTCCGGCCTACGCCTCCACCTACCACGGCGACGAGAACGGTGGCCTCGACTCGCCGGAAGCGTTTGCGGACTTCGCTGAGGAGTGTCTCGAGATGGGCTACCAAGGTTTCAAGATCCACGGCTGGGGCGGTAGCGACGCGTCTCGCGACATACAGCGGGAAATCGAGACTGTCCACGCCGTCGGCGAGCGCGTCGGCGACGAGATGGATCTCATGTTCGATCCGGCCTGCGAGTACGAGACCTTCGCGGACGCTCTCAAAGTCGGCCGAGCCTGCGACGACCACGACTTCTTCTGGTACGAAGACCCCTACCGCGACGGCGGCATCTCCCAACACGGCCACCGGAAACTCGGCGAGATGATCGAGACGCCGGTTCTCCAGACCGAACACGTCCGCGGGCTGGAACCCCACGCGGACTTCATCGCCAACGACGCGACCGACTTCGCCCGGACCGATCCCGAGTACGACGCTGGTATCACCGGCGCGATGAAGGTCGTTCACATGGCCGAGGCGTTCGGTCTGGACGTCGAGTTCCACGCGCCCGGGCCGGCCCACCGCCATTGTATCGCCGCCACCCGGAATACGAATTACTACGAACTCGCACTGGTCCATCCCGACTGCGACAACACCACACCGCCCATCTACGAGGGCGGTTACTCCGACCAACTCGACGCCATCGACGAGAACGGTCGCGTCGAAGTCCCCGACGGCCCCGGACTCGGCGTCGACTATAACTGGGACTATATCGAGGACAACCTGACTGGCGACGTTCGAGCCTTCGATTGA
- the ncsA gene encoding tRNA 2-thiolation protein NcsA gives MDCNRCDEEAVMHAAYSGAHLCADHFRESVEKRVRRRVRRDDLVPRDATPEAPQTWVIGLSGGKDSVVLTQILHDTFAEDPRIELVGLTIHEGIEGYRDKSVDACVELADDLDIRHELVSYEEEFGVRMDDVVEDDPENMAACAYCGVFRRDLLEKYAEKLEADLLLTGHNLDDEAQTALMNFLEGDVEQIAKHFDASLGALSEREDQAEFVPRAKPLRDVPEKEVALYAHINDLPAHITECPHASEAYRGEIQQLLYGLEENHPGTRHSILAGYEELASIAADEFSGDDGAELQECTQCGSTTTREICRKCSLLESLA, from the coding sequence ATGGACTGTAATCGGTGTGACGAGGAGGCGGTGATGCACGCCGCCTACTCCGGGGCACACCTCTGTGCGGATCACTTCCGCGAGTCGGTCGAGAAGCGAGTGCGCCGTCGGGTGCGCCGGGACGATCTGGTTCCGCGAGACGCGACGCCCGAGGCCCCCCAGACGTGGGTGATCGGCCTCTCCGGCGGCAAGGACAGCGTCGTCCTGACGCAGATCCTCCACGACACGTTCGCCGAGGACCCGCGTATCGAGCTCGTCGGCCTGACGATCCACGAGGGGATCGAAGGCTACCGCGACAAGTCCGTCGACGCCTGCGTCGAACTCGCCGACGACCTCGACATTCGCCACGAACTCGTCTCCTACGAGGAGGAGTTCGGTGTCCGGATGGACGACGTCGTCGAGGACGACCCCGAAAACATGGCCGCTTGCGCCTACTGCGGCGTCTTCCGGCGCGATCTGCTCGAGAAGTACGCCGAGAAACTCGAGGCCGACCTCCTGCTGACCGGCCATAATCTCGACGACGAGGCCCAGACGGCGCTGATGAACTTCCTCGAGGGCGACGTCGAGCAGATCGCGAAACACTTCGACGCCAGCCTCGGCGCTCTCTCCGAGCGCGAGGACCAGGCGGAGTTCGTCCCGCGCGCGAAGCCACTGCGGGACGTCCCCGAAAAGGAGGTCGCCCTCTACGCGCACATCAACGACCTCCCCGCCCACATCACGGAGTGTCCCCACGCCAGCGAGGCCTACCGCGGCGAAATTCAGCAGTTGCTCTACGGACTCGAGGAGAACCACCCCGGCACCCGCCACTCGATCCTCGCGGGCTACGAGGAGCTGGCCTCGATCGCCGCCGACGAGTTCAGCGGCGACGACGGCGCCGAGTTGCAGGAATGTACCCAGTGCGGCTCGACCACGACCCGCGAGATCTGTCGGAAGTGCTCCCTGCTCGAGTCGCTGGCCTGA
- a CDS encoding sensor histidine kinase: MTGRLRSAVGIAFTYLFVGVAWIVVTDYVVLELVTDPQTSARLQTVKGWVFVGGSTCLVYALVRSNQRRHERTTARLEHALQQTSVLHRLLRHNLRNNCNVIRGNAELLEANDAVPAAVDPHLEEIKHQTDRLVELGSKTRCLRDAVLEGDEPVRRLDLTPAIDAVVASARDRYPEATIEIDRPETCSVRTTPKIERALRELLDNAVEHSERAAPTVRIAVRRTDEGVDIAVADDGPGLPEIERTVLENGIESPMIHSKGLGLWIVRTIVVQAGGSVELVEESRGTTVVLSLPD; encoded by the coding sequence ATGACTGGTCGACTCCGGAGCGCCGTTGGGATCGCGTTCACGTACCTATTCGTCGGGGTAGCGTGGATCGTCGTTACTGACTACGTCGTGTTGGAACTGGTTACCGATCCGCAGACGTCGGCCCGGCTGCAGACCGTCAAGGGCTGGGTCTTCGTCGGCGGCTCGACCTGCCTGGTCTACGCGCTGGTGCGCTCGAACCAGCGACGCCACGAGCGGACGACCGCCCGACTCGAGCACGCCTTACAGCAGACGAGCGTCCTGCACCGACTCCTGCGGCACAATCTGCGGAACAACTGCAACGTCATCCGGGGTAACGCCGAACTCCTCGAGGCGAACGACGCGGTTCCGGCGGCGGTCGACCCGCACCTCGAGGAGATCAAACACCAGACGGATCGACTGGTCGAACTCGGATCCAAGACGCGGTGTCTCCGGGACGCCGTCCTCGAGGGAGACGAGCCGGTTCGCCGGCTGGATCTCACTCCGGCGATCGACGCCGTCGTCGCGTCCGCCCGCGATCGCTATCCGGAGGCGACGATCGAGATCGACCGTCCCGAGACGTGCTCCGTTCGGACGACGCCCAAAATCGAGCGCGCGCTCCGGGAACTGCTCGACAACGCCGTCGAACACAGCGAGCGGGCGGCTCCCACGGTTCGCATTGCGGTTCGGCGAACGGACGAGGGCGTCGATATCGCCGTCGCCGACGACGGCCCCGGTCTGCCGGAAATCGAGCGAACCGTCCTCGAGAACGGAATCGAGTCGCCGATGATCCACTCGAAGGGGCTGGGCCTCTGGATCGTCCGGACGATCGTCGTTCAGGCCGGCGGGAGCGTCGAACTGGTCGAGGAGTCGCGGGGAACGACCGTCGTGCTCTCGCTGCCGGACTGA
- a CDS encoding helix-turn-helix transcriptional regulator, which produces MSRRSPSTARFVRRVRRTVRASLETVTSLVRVGSRSDTADSDSTLRDDPHHSPHDRHDSTDWNRSDHHGGPDRHGRSDRDLGTDTRLESGLGPGPESPPGSKAALLDPATGPTSQSEILEHGCMPAQYVRAVLTEHGGRLKQRRFVDDYGWSPSTISELLSSLEDDGVIERYRIGREKVIRLPDEERQLAPLAGNSRENTGR; this is translated from the coding sequence ATGTCCAGACGTTCCCCCTCCACCGCCCGATTCGTCCGCCGCGTTCGGCGCACCGTCCGAGCGAGTCTCGAAACGGTCACATCGCTGGTTCGCGTCGGCTCCCGATCCGATACCGCCGACAGCGATTCGACGCTCAGAGACGATCCGCACCACAGCCCTCACGACCGACATGATTCGACGGACTGGAACCGATCCGATCACCACGGCGGGCCCGATCGGCACGGCCGATCCGATCGCGATCTCGGCACCGACACGCGACTCGAGTCCGGTCTGGGTCCGGGTCCGGAATCGCCTCCGGGGTCGAAAGCCGCCCTGCTCGATCCCGCCACCGGCCCGACGAGTCAGAGCGAAATCCTCGAGCACGGCTGCATGCCGGCCCAGTACGTCCGAGCCGTCCTGACCGAACACGGCGGCCGACTCAAACAGCGGCGCTTCGTCGACGACTACGGCTGGTCGCCGTCGACGATCAGTGAACTCCTCTCGTCGCTCGAGGACGACGGCGTGATCGAGCGCTATCGGATCGGCCGAGAGAAAGTGATTCGGCTCCCCGACGAGGAGCGGCAACTGGCCCCGCTGGCGGGGAACAGTCGCGAAAATACCGGTCGGTAA
- a CDS encoding ribbon-helix-helix domain-containing protein translates to MERVTLRIPKQQIEEVEQLVDSGEFPNRSEAIRSAVREMINEQSDGPSEQSGKHNWAKV, encoded by the coding sequence ATGGAGCGTGTGACACTGCGAATTCCGAAACAGCAGATCGAGGAGGTCGAACAACTGGTCGACTCGGGCGAGTTCCCGAACCGGAGCGAAGCGATCCGGTCGGCCGTCCGTGAAATGATCAACGAACAGAGCGACGGACCGAGCGAACAGTCCGGCAAACACAACTGGGCCAAGGTGTAA
- a CDS encoding alpha/beta fold hydrolase produces MRHRIFNEDGDEELVFVMGWGNRWTHENVSWLIGKLTEAGYRVHAFELPTNIDDFKADWLEPIAEYVRDLEEYQLLGHSAGALIAQALDGAENHVYLSPWWGYGEAFPDALLEAVSKLPTTLPCLPVSGLDREAIGEEATDHQLETTPKWISPAFVRETRRAQEELLTIDHDAVVFCSLRDPVISLRPIGERVPAEHVVLYDGGHELFSSASRDRYVETLLSALEDGAEAVEADDESEEEADPVPA; encoded by the coding sequence ATGCGACACCGGATCTTCAACGAGGACGGCGACGAGGAACTCGTGTTCGTCATGGGCTGGGGCAACCGCTGGACTCACGAGAACGTCAGCTGGCTCATCGGGAAGCTGACCGAGGCCGGCTACCGGGTCCACGCCTTCGAACTCCCCACGAACATCGACGACTTCAAAGCCGACTGGCTCGAGCCGATCGCCGAGTACGTCCGCGATCTCGAGGAGTACCAGCTGCTGGGCCACAGCGCGGGCGCGCTGATCGCCCAGGCCCTAGACGGCGCGGAGAACCACGTCTACCTGAGTCCGTGGTGGGGCTACGGCGAGGCGTTCCCCGACGCGCTGCTCGAGGCCGTCTCGAAGCTGCCGACGACGCTGCCCTGCCTCCCGGTGTCCGGGCTCGACCGCGAGGCGATCGGCGAGGAGGCCACCGACCACCAGCTCGAGACGACGCCGAAGTGGATCTCGCCGGCGTTCGTCCGCGAGACGCGCCGCGCCCAGGAGGAACTGCTGACGATCGACCACGACGCGGTCGTCTTCTGCTCGCTGCGCGACCCGGTTATCAGCCTCCGACCGATCGGCGAGCGCGTCCCCGCCGAACACGTCGTACTTTACGACGGCGGTCATGAGCTGTTCTCCTCCGCGAGCCGCGACCGCTACGTCGAAACGTTGCTTTCCGCCCTCGAGGACGGCGCCGAAGCCGTCGAGGCGGACGACGAGTCCGAGGAGGAAGCGGATCCGGTGCCTGCCTGA
- a CDS encoding double zinc ribbon domain-containing protein: MSKITFRADDDLVDELEALEISKSEAMREALRSYLGAEERTERGSAANEAGTGAIDDLIRQRVDERLDERLRELDRGARTRDHRGPNEVSVTVSLADDVRNGRTDRTEYDLARGVDRSSDDPATDTSPDRTNDTRSEDNDEPVQCGQCGEEVADDHVFCPNCGEKASQRLFCECGDEVRSDWAFCPGCGRRTPAADVLERDTPS; the protein is encoded by the coding sequence ATGAGCAAGATCACGTTCCGCGCCGACGACGACCTCGTCGACGAACTCGAGGCGCTCGAGATCTCCAAGAGCGAAGCGATGCGGGAAGCGCTGCGCTCGTATCTCGGAGCCGAGGAGCGGACGGAACGTGGCAGCGCGGCGAACGAGGCCGGCACAGGCGCGATCGACGATCTGATTCGCCAGCGAGTCGACGAACGCCTCGACGAACGCCTTCGGGAACTGGATCGGGGCGCCCGCACGCGAGATCACCGTGGTCCGAACGAAGTCTCCGTTACCGTCTCGCTCGCGGACGACGTCCGCAACGGACGGACGGACCGTACGGAGTATGATCTCGCACGCGGTGTCGACCGTTCGTCGGACGATCCGGCTACGGACACTTCCCCCGACCGGACCAACGATACCCGGTCGGAGGACAACGATGAGCCCGTCCAGTGTGGACAGTGCGGGGAGGAGGTCGCGGACGACCACGTCTTCTGTCCGAACTGCGGGGAGAAGGCCTCGCAACGGCTGTTCTGCGAGTGCGGTGACGAGGTCCGTTCGGACTGGGCGTTCTGTCCTGGCTGCGGTCGTCGGACGCCAGCGGCGGACGTGCTCGAACGTGACACTCCGTCATAA
- the ftsZ gene encoding cell division protein FtsZ has translation MQDIVQDALENAEQESREMEDMDDDEFGEPRIVIVGCGGAGNNTINRLYNIGVDGADTVAINTDKQHLKMIEADTKILVGKSLTNGLGAGGDPSMGERATEMAQSTIKEVLGDADLVFVTAGMGGGTGTGAAPVVSKIAKEQGAIVVGMVSTPFNVERARTVKAEEGLEKLRDQADSIIVLDNNRLLDYVPNLPIGKAFSVMDQIIAETVKGISETITQPSLINLDYADMSTIMNQGGVAVMLVGETQDKNKTDEVVKDAMNHPLLDVDYRGASGGLVHITGGPDLTLKEAEGIADNITERLEASANVIWGARIQDNYKGKVRVMAIMTGVQSAQVLGPTTQKQADKSRQSIEGFNEADFDASNNVEEAGRRTRSGNAHSDGGREEVEKQHGVDVIR, from the coding sequence ATGCAGGATATCGTACAAGACGCACTCGAGAACGCCGAACAGGAGTCCCGGGAGATGGAAGACATGGACGACGACGAGTTCGGCGAACCCCGGATCGTCATCGTCGGTTGCGGCGGCGCGGGTAACAACACCATCAACCGGCTGTACAACATCGGCGTCGACGGTGCCGACACCGTGGCGATCAACACGGACAAGCAGCACCTCAAGATGATCGAGGCCGACACGAAGATCCTGGTCGGCAAGTCCCTCACCAACGGGCTCGGCGCCGGCGGCGACCCGTCGATGGGCGAACGCGCGACCGAGATGGCCCAGAGCACGATCAAGGAGGTCCTCGGCGACGCGGACCTCGTGTTCGTGACCGCCGGGATGGGCGGCGGAACCGGTACCGGTGCCGCTCCCGTCGTCTCCAAGATCGCCAAGGAACAGGGTGCGATCGTCGTTGGCATGGTCTCGACGCCGTTCAACGTCGAACGCGCGCGGACGGTCAAGGCCGAGGAAGGCCTCGAGAAACTGCGCGATCAGGCCGACTCGATCATCGTGCTGGACAACAACCGGCTGCTCGACTACGTTCCGAACCTCCCGATCGGCAAGGCGTTCTCGGTGATGGACCAGATCATCGCCGAGACCGTCAAGGGGATCTCGGAGACGATCACCCAGCCCTCGCTGATCAACCTGGACTACGCCGACATGTCGACGATCATGAACCAGGGCGGCGTCGCCGTCATGCTGGTCGGCGAGACCCAGGACAAGAACAAGACCGACGAGGTCGTCAAGGACGCGATGAACCACCCGCTGCTGGACGTCGACTACCGCGGCGCCTCCGGCGGGCTGGTCCACATCACCGGCGGTCCCGACCTCACGCTGAAAGAGGCCGAGGGCATCGCAGACAACATCACCGAGCGCCTCGAGGCCTCGGCGAACGTCATCTGGGGCGCCCGGATTCAGGACAACTACAAGGGCAAGGTGCGGGTCATGGCGATCATGACCGGCGTCCAGAGCGCGCAGGTGCTCGGCCCGACGACCCAGAAACAGGCCGACAAGTCCCGCCAGAGTATCGAAGGATTCAACGAAGCCGACTTCGACGCGAGCAACAACGTCGAGGAGGCGGGTCGACGAACGCGATCCGGAAACGCACACAGCGACGGCGGCCGCGAAGAGGTCGAGAAACAGCACGGCGTCGACGTGATCCGGTAA